From a region of the Bifidobacteriaceae bacterium genome:
- the ligA gene encoding NAD-dependent DNA ligase LigA, protein MNEIANSQARWRQLVATIRAHEKAYYELDAPVASDAEFDDLMRQLRELEAAEPALVTPNSPTQRPGGRPTGDFAQVVHATPMMSLDNVFSIEELAAWTERALGDAGLEKAEWLAELKIDGLSVSLVYENGQLVRAATRGDGATGEDVTANVMTIKVIPKTLTADPAPSFLDVRGEVYLPTAAFAALNDGIEQENEAIAKENERLEAEGKRPRALRRLFANPRNAAAGSLRQKDAAATASRPLAMLVHGIGQLTWPDGVGGQTPATQSETYELLGRWGLPISKHNRVTDSLAGLEGMIEHFGAHRGEIDHQIDGIVVKIDDIGTQRALGANSRAPRWAIAYKYPPEEVNTKLLDIQVQVGRTGRVTPFGVMEPVRVAGSTVAFATLHNAREVARKGVLIGDTVVLRKAGDVIPEIVAPVTELRTGAERAFAMPSDCPSCGAPLAPEKAGDVDVRCPNARGCRAQIAGRIEHLGSRGALDVDSLGQEAALALADPAATLRPSSARPAPADARPLEPVLASEAELFALRAEDLIRAQVWRWTPAGWAAKPFFANESGELSKAAQILLDQLEQAKTRPLWRMLVSLSIRHVGPSAARALAARFGSVEAIAAASEEELAAVEGVGSGIAESVREWFAADWHRAIVEAWVAAGVQLSDAAVTALPQTLAGLSVVVTGTLEGFTREGAKEAIVARGGKASSSVSAKTDYVVVGPGAGSKEAKARQLGRPILNEAAFARLLEGGPGAV, encoded by the coding sequence GTGAATGAAATCGCCAACTCGCAAGCCCGCTGGCGCCAATTGGTGGCCACCATCCGCGCCCATGAAAAGGCCTATTACGAATTGGACGCGCCCGTAGCCTCGGACGCGGAGTTTGACGATTTGATGCGCCAACTGCGCGAGTTGGAGGCGGCGGAGCCGGCTCTGGTGACGCCGAACTCGCCGACTCAGCGTCCTGGCGGGCGGCCGACCGGCGACTTCGCGCAGGTGGTTCACGCCACGCCCATGATGTCCCTGGACAATGTGTTCTCGATCGAAGAGCTGGCGGCCTGGACGGAACGGGCCCTTGGGGACGCCGGGCTGGAGAAGGCCGAGTGGCTGGCCGAGTTGAAGATCGACGGCCTGTCTGTGTCGCTGGTCTATGAGAACGGCCAGTTGGTGCGGGCCGCCACCCGGGGCGACGGCGCCACCGGGGAGGACGTCACGGCCAACGTGATGACCATCAAAGTCATTCCGAAAACGCTGACGGCCGACCCGGCGCCCAGTTTCTTGGACGTCAGAGGCGAGGTCTACTTGCCGACGGCGGCTTTCGCGGCTTTGAACGACGGCATCGAGCAGGAAAACGAGGCGATCGCCAAGGAAAACGAACGGCTTGAGGCCGAAGGCAAGCGGCCCCGCGCCCTGCGGCGGCTGTTCGCCAACCCGCGCAACGCGGCGGCGGGGTCGCTGCGGCAAAAAGACGCCGCCGCCACGGCGAGCCGTCCCTTGGCCATGTTGGTGCACGGAATTGGCCAGCTGACCTGGCCGGACGGTGTGGGTGGCCAGACCCCCGCGACCCAATCCGAAACGTATGAGCTCCTGGGCCGGTGGGGCCTGCCGATTTCCAAGCACAACCGCGTGACCGATTCGCTGGCGGGGCTGGAGGGCATGATCGAGCATTTCGGGGCGCACCGGGGGGAGATCGACCACCAGATCGACGGGATAGTGGTGAAGATTGACGACATCGGGACGCAGCGCGCGCTGGGCGCGAACTCGCGGGCGCCGCGCTGGGCGATCGCCTACAAGTACCCCCCGGAGGAGGTCAACACAAAACTGCTGGACATCCAGGTCCAGGTGGGGCGGACGGGCCGGGTGACGCCGTTCGGGGTGATGGAGCCGGTGCGGGTGGCGGGCTCCACGGTGGCGTTCGCCACGCTCCACAACGCCCGCGAGGTCGCGCGGAAGGGCGTGCTGATCGGCGACACGGTGGTGCTGCGCAAGGCGGGCGACGTCATTCCGGAGATCGTCGCGCCGGTCACCGAGTTGCGGACCGGCGCCGAGCGGGCCTTCGCCATGCCCTCCGACTGCCCGTCTTGCGGCGCGCCGCTGGCCCCGGAGAAGGCCGGCGACGTCGACGTGCGCTGCCCGAACGCGCGGGGCTGCCGGGCGCAGATCGCGGGCCGGATCGAGCATTTGGGCTCCAGGGGCGCGCTGGACGTGGACTCGCTGGGCCAAGAGGCGGCTCTGGCGCTGGCGGATCCGGCCGCCACCCTGCGGCCCAGTTCGGCGCGGCCGGCCCCGGCGGACGCCCGCCCGCTGGAACCGGTCCTGGCCAGCGAGGCCGAGCTGTTCGCCTTGCGCGCCGAAGACCTGATCCGCGCCCAGGTCTGGCGCTGGACGCCGGCGGGCTGGGCCGCCAAGCCGTTCTTCGCCAACGAGTCGGGCGAGTTGTCCAAGGCGGCCCAGATCCTGCTGGACCAGTTGGAACAGGCCAAGACCCGCCCGCTCTGGCGCATGCTGGTCTCCTTGTCGATCCGGCACGTGGGCCCGTCCGCCGCGCGCGCGTTGGCGGCGCGCTTCGGCTCGGTCGAGGCGATCGCGGCCGCCTCCGAGGAGGAACTGGCCGCCGTCGAGGGCGTCGGCTCCGGCATTGCGGAGTCGGTCCGCGAGTGGTTCGCCGCGGATTGGCACCGCGCCATCGTCGAAGCTTGGGTCGCGGCGGGCGTCCAGTTGTCCGATGCCGCCGTCACGGCTTTGCCCCAAACCCTCGCCGGTTTGAGCGTGGTCGTCACGGGCACGTTGGAGGGCTTCACGCGCGAGGGCGCCAAGGAGGCGATCGTGGCACGGGGCGGCAAGGCGTCCAGTTCGGTGTCCGCGAAGACGGATTACGTGGTGGTCGGCCCGGGCGCCGGCTCGAAGGAGGCCAAAGCCCGCCAACTGGGCCGCCCAATCTTGAACGAGGCCGCTTTCGCGCGCCTGCTGGAGGGCGGCCCCGGGGCGGTCTGA
- a CDS encoding segregation/condensation protein A, with product MPPDFLAPPPAGAAGGTAVAEPPAPPQAFAVTLENFEGPFDLLVSLITKRQLDITEIALAEVTDEFIAYVESRPDNWPLSQASEFLVVAATLLDLKAASLLPGGIADSEDLELLEARDLLFARLLEYRAFKELSGSIAARFAEQARHVPRLTSLEPQFARLLPDLVWSIGPTQLAVIAAAVLYRPRTAPEVPLGHLHAPAVSVSVQAGLMAEHLAAQGRATFRALIADADNSLAVIVARFLALLEMFRAGQVTFEQPEALGELAIAWTGAATTVEISEEFA from the coding sequence ATGCCGCCTGACTTCTTGGCGCCGCCCCCGGCCGGAGCCGCTGGCGGGACCGCCGTGGCCGAACCCCCCGCCCCGCCGCAGGCCTTCGCCGTCACCCTTGAGAACTTCGAGGGCCCTTTCGACCTCCTGGTTTCGCTGATCACGAAGCGTCAGCTTGACATCACAGAAATTGCCTTGGCTGAGGTGACGGACGAGTTCATCGCCTACGTCGAATCCCGCCCCGACAACTGGCCGCTGTCGCAGGCGTCGGAGTTCCTGGTCGTGGCGGCGACCCTGCTGGACTTGAAGGCGGCCTCTTTGCTGCCCGGCGGAATCGCGGACAGCGAGGACCTGGAATTGCTTGAGGCCCGCGACTTGCTGTTCGCGCGCCTGCTGGAGTACCGCGCGTTCAAGGAGTTGTCCGGCTCCATTGCGGCCCGGTTCGCGGAGCAGGCCCGCCACGTCCCCCGGCTGACCAGCTTGGAGCCGCAGTTCGCGCGTTTGCTGCCGGACTTGGTCTGGTCGATCGGGCCAACACAGTTGGCGGTTATCGCCGCGGCCGTCCTGTACCGCCCGCGAACGGCGCCCGAGGTGCCGCTGGGCCACCTGCACGCGCCCGCGGTTTCGGTGAGCGTCCAGGCCGGCCTCATGGCCGAACATCTGGCGGCCCAGGGCCGGGCGACCTTCCGGGCGCTGATAGCGGACGCGGACAACTCGCTGGCTGTGATCGTCGCCCGGTTCTTGGCCCTGCTGGAGATGTTCCGGGCCGGTCAAGTCACTTTTGAGCAGCCTGAGGCCCTAGGGGAGTTGGCCATCGCTTGGACGGGAGCGGCCACCACAGTGGAGATCTCGGAGGAATTCGCGTGA
- a CDS encoding SMC-Scp complex subunit ScpB, which translates to MTDSKLAALEAVLMVVDQPASTTDLAIAVGLPVEEARRLLELLAAEYRGADGARPRGFELREVGGGWRIYSHPDQAGVVERFVRDGATAKLTQAALETLAIIAYKGPISRGRVSQVRGVSVDSVVRTLASRGLVEEVGVEETSGASLYATTNLFLERMGISSLRELEPLTPHLPTGEALEEIKDQVEEQPPVLGAAPANSLVG; encoded by the coding sequence GTGACCGATTCCAAACTGGCCGCCCTTGAGGCCGTCCTGATGGTGGTGGACCAACCCGCCTCCACCACCGATCTGGCGATCGCGGTCGGCTTGCCCGTAGAGGAGGCCCGTCGCCTGCTTGAACTCCTGGCCGCCGAATATCGCGGCGCGGACGGCGCCCGCCCGCGTGGCTTCGAACTGCGGGAGGTCGGGGGCGGTTGGCGGATCTACTCCCACCCCGACCAGGCCGGCGTGGTGGAGCGGTTCGTCCGCGACGGCGCGACGGCCAAGCTGACCCAGGCGGCCCTCGAGACCCTGGCGATCATCGCCTACAAGGGCCCTATCAGCCGTGGGCGCGTCTCCCAGGTCCGCGGCGTGAGCGTCGACTCGGTGGTCCGCACCCTGGCCAGCCGGGGCTTGGTCGAGGAGGTCGGGGTCGAGGAAACCTCAGGCGCCTCCCTTTACGCCACCACCAACCTGTTCCTGGAGCGCATGGGCATCTCCTCGCTCCGCGAGTTGGAGCCCTTGACCCCCCACCTGCCGACGGGGGAGGCGCTCGAGGAAATCAAGGACCAGGTGGAGGAGCAACCGCCCGTCCTCGGGGCAGCGCCGGCGAACTCCTTGGTGGGCTAG
- a CDS encoding LCP family protein — translation MHPRHAAGRAPVPSQHRAKARRRRPLKVAATLVAASMLAACVAVGERIRQLDANITTLDRVKELIGMDDRPEQRATTSAQAAPNDPFGGRAVNILITAIDSREGENAAYSGDTMETVLNDVNMIAHLSADRSRVDVVAIPRDTLLETPDCTRPDGTETHGGSTRMINVAFQRGSDNDFTAKDEGVACVMKTVELATDIRLDTFVLVQFAGFANVVDGLGGVSICVPEGLVGKKSGVDLPPGMNHLDGRKALAFARTREGKTYYGDWLTGADTERISRQQELIATVINKVLASGNLQSLGKLNATATAVTRSLYVGPELGSVMDLAGLAYALRNIKMENVSLFTAPWVQDTQDTNRVRLASWGAPNRFGGLNAAEVFELIALDQPIPGTTPYKVANPEPLDDTSDPSDPSGGDPIGQDPTGEASQGAGGATGTDGAVPQTTVPPADPDFVTPLTAPVTCPPAGQDGDD, via the coding sequence GTGCATCCGCGCCACGCGGCCGGCCGAGCCCCGGTCCCGTCTCAGCACCGGGCGAAGGCGCGGCGGCGCCGCCCGCTGAAGGTCGCCGCCACCCTGGTCGCGGCCTCCATGCTGGCAGCCTGCGTGGCCGTGGGCGAGCGCATTCGCCAACTTGACGCGAACATCACCACCCTGGACCGGGTCAAGGAGCTTATCGGCATGGATGACCGGCCCGAGCAGCGGGCCACCACCAGCGCGCAAGCCGCCCCGAACGACCCGTTCGGCGGCCGCGCCGTCAACATCCTGATCACCGCGATCGACAGCCGGGAGGGCGAGAACGCGGCCTACTCCGGGGACACCATGGAGACGGTGCTGAACGACGTCAACATGATCGCGCACCTGTCCGCCGACCGCTCCCGCGTCGACGTGGTGGCGATCCCCCGCGACACGCTCCTGGAGACTCCCGATTGCACCCGCCCGGACGGCACCGAAACCCACGGCGGCTCGACCCGCATGATCAACGTGGCGTTCCAGCGCGGGTCCGACAACGACTTCACTGCCAAAGACGAGGGCGTGGCCTGCGTCATGAAAACCGTGGAACTGGCCACCGACATCCGCCTCGACACCTTTGTGCTGGTCCAGTTTGCGGGCTTCGCCAATGTGGTGGACGGACTGGGGGGCGTGAGTATTTGCGTTCCCGAAGGCCTGGTCGGGAAGAAGTCGGGTGTTGACCTTCCCCCCGGCATGAACCATCTCGACGGCCGGAAGGCGCTTGCCTTCGCCCGCACACGGGAAGGCAAGACCTACTACGGCGACTGGCTGACCGGCGCGGACACCGAGCGCATCTCGCGCCAACAGGAACTGATCGCCACCGTCATCAACAAGGTCTTGGCCTCCGGCAACCTCCAATCCCTTGGCAAGCTGAACGCCACCGCCACCGCCGTCACGCGCTCCCTTTACGTTGGCCCGGAGCTCGGCTCGGTCATGGACCTGGCCGGCCTTGCCTACGCGCTGAGGAACATCAAGATGGAGAACGTGTCCCTGTTCACTGCTCCCTGGGTGCAGGACACGCAAGACACGAACCGAGTCAGGCTGGCCTCATGGGGGGCTCCGAACCGCTTCGGGGGCCTCAACGCAGCCGAGGTTTTCGAACTGATCGCGCTGGATCAGCCGATTCCCGGCACCACGCCTTACAAGGTGGCGAATCCGGAGCCCCTCGACGACACGTCTGACCCGTCCGATCCGTCCGGCGGGGACCCGATCGGCCAGGATCCGACCGGCGAGGCGAGCCAGGGCGCTGGCGGCGCGACGGGAACCGACGGCGCGGTGCCCCAAACGACCGTTCCGCCAGCCGATCCCGACTTTGTGACCCCGCTGACCGCGCCCGTCACCTGCCCGCCGGCCGGTCAAGACGGCGACGACTAA
- a CDS encoding AAA family ATPase, with product MTKPADSLKDFPEPAALEGHGPARVIALCNQKGGVGKTTTSVNLGAALAEYGRRVLVVDFDPQGAASVALGVTTREDQATVYDALMSSSVAVTDIIVPTAAAGLDMAPANIDLSAAEVQLVGEVARETALARMLRPVLDTYDVVLIDCQPSLGLLTVNALTASHGVIIPLETEYFALRGVALLVETIAKVADRLNPRLKIDGILATMVDLRTLHSREVLERVHEAFGAQVFDTVIARTVKFPDSSVAAEPILTFAPDHPGALSYRRLARELIARGDAA from the coding sequence GTGACCAAGCCTGCTGACAGCCTCAAGGACTTCCCTGAGCCGGCGGCCCTGGAAGGCCACGGGCCCGCCCGCGTGATCGCCCTGTGCAATCAGAAAGGCGGCGTGGGCAAGACGACCACGTCGGTCAACCTGGGCGCGGCGCTGGCCGAATACGGCCGACGCGTCCTGGTTGTGGACTTCGACCCGCAGGGCGCCGCCTCGGTGGCGCTCGGGGTGACCACCAGGGAAGACCAGGCGACGGTCTACGACGCGCTGATGAGCTCATCGGTCGCGGTGACGGACATCATTGTGCCGACCGCCGCCGCCGGGCTGGACATGGCCCCGGCGAACATTGACCTGTCCGCGGCCGAGGTGCAACTGGTGGGGGAGGTCGCCCGCGAAACCGCGCTGGCCAGGATGCTTCGCCCGGTCCTCGACACCTACGATGTCGTGCTGATCGACTGCCAACCGTCGCTCGGGTTGCTGACCGTGAACGCCTTGACGGCATCGCACGGGGTGATCATCCCCCTTGAGACGGAGTATTTCGCGTTGCGCGGGGTGGCGCTTCTGGTGGAGACCATCGCGAAAGTGGCGGACCGCCTCAACCCGCGCCTGAAGATCGACGGCATCTTGGCGACCATGGTCGACTTGCGGACGCTGCACTCCCGCGAGGTCTTGGAACGGGTGCATGAGGCGTTCGGGGCGCAGGTTTTCGACACGGTGATCGCCCGGACGGTCAAGTTCCCCGACTCGTCGGTCGCCGCGGAGCCCATCTTGACGTTCGCGCCGGACCACCCGGGCGCCCTGTCCTACCGGCGGTTGGCCCGCGAGCTCATCGCGCGGGGCGATGCCGCCTGA
- a CDS encoding LCP family protein, producing MSSDRDLPRYRPARAPASAPSRRTAGPAKPLQPPPGLAADTSATRLARMSPAAEPFPAPRRFPPEPGPAAGSHDAAEPFPAPPKPRRVAGQPLPTADPAANPPTGPASGFAAAPRRAAGQPRVYSPTPATGSPRPGRGNPQAGAGERLGGTASAAGGFPARPRRRRRGRKVLVTLAFLLVLALAWPVGLAIWANGKLQHVDALAAGGTDEGRTYLVAGSDKRGTGGVADTTEGARADSLLLVHRAANGQAYLISLPRDTYVEIPGYGGQKINAAYAFGGPRLLVETVQTLTGMHVDRYVEVGFGSVTELVDAVGGVNLCLDQNVSDHDSGLDWQAGCHDVDGVQALAFSRMRKADPTGDIGRGNRQRQVLGAVIGKAIEPSLLWRPDRQVDLVRAGTGSLTVDQDASIWSLGRLVLDFRAAAGPDGIQGTPAIKTTDYQPGGIGQAVLLDPEQAPRDFQQIRDGTWTAPTP from the coding sequence ATGAGCAGTGACCGCGACCTTCCCCGTTACCGTCCGGCCCGCGCGCCAGCGAGCGCTCCGAGCCGTCGCACGGCCGGTCCCGCCAAGCCGCTCCAGCCGCCGCCCGGACTCGCCGCCGACACGTCCGCCACCCGCCTCGCCCGCATGTCTCCCGCCGCCGAGCCGTTCCCAGCCCCCCGCCGGTTTCCACCCGAGCCCGGTCCCGCCGCCGGCTCGCACGATGCCGCCGAGCCGTTCCCAGCCCCGCCAAAGCCCCGACGGGTAGCCGGCCAACCGCTCCCCACAGCCGATCCAGCTGCCAATCCGCCAACCGGGCCGGCTTCCGGCTTTGCGGCCGCGCCGCGGCGGGCGGCGGGACAACCCCGCGTCTACTCCCCCACGCCCGCCACAGGCAGCCCCCGCCCCGGCCGGGGAAACCCCCAAGCGGGGGCGGGGGAAAGGCTGGGCGGCACGGCATCGGCGGCGGGCGGGTTCCCGGCCCGGCCGAGGCGGCGCCGGCGTGGGCGCAAAGTTTTGGTCACGCTGGCCTTCTTGCTGGTGTTGGCCCTGGCGTGGCCCGTCGGCCTGGCGATCTGGGCCAACGGCAAGCTGCAGCACGTTGACGCGCTGGCGGCGGGCGGAACCGACGAGGGCCGCACGTATCTTGTGGCGGGCTCGGACAAACGGGGCACGGGGGGCGTGGCGGACACCACCGAAGGCGCCCGGGCGGACTCGCTGCTGTTGGTCCACCGGGCGGCGAACGGCCAGGCCTACCTGATCTCGCTGCCCCGCGACACCTACGTGGAAATCCCCGGCTACGGCGGGCAGAAGATCAACGCCGCCTACGCGTTCGGGGGGCCTCGCCTGCTCGTGGAGACGGTTCAGACGCTCACCGGAATGCATGTCGACCGGTATGTGGAGGTGGGCTTCGGGTCGGTCACGGAATTGGTCGACGCGGTGGGCGGCGTCAACCTCTGCTTGGACCAGAACGTCTCCGACCACGATTCGGGACTTGACTGGCAGGCCGGCTGCCACGACGTAGACGGCGTCCAAGCGTTGGCCTTCAGCCGGATGCGCAAAGCCGATCCCACCGGCGACATAGGCCGGGGCAACCGCCAGCGCCAAGTCTTGGGCGCGGTCATTGGCAAAGCGATCGAGCCGTCGCTGCTGTGGCGCCCAGACCGCCAAGTGGACCTGGTCAGGGCCGGCACCGGCTCCCTGACCGTGGACCAAGACGCCTCCATTTGGAGCCTGGGCCGACTGGTGCTCGACTTCCGCGCGGCGGCCGGGCCGGACGGCATTCAGGGCACTCCCGCGATCAAGACCACGGACTACCAGCCCGGCGGAATTGGCCAGGCGGTCTTGCTGGACCCGGAGCAGGCGCCCCGCGACTTCCAACAGATCCGGGACGGCACGTGGACCGCTCCCACGCCGTGA